The following DNA comes from Novipirellula caenicola.
AACCCCGGTTCCCGAGTCGTCGCCCATGTTGCCGTAAACCATCGATTGCACGTTGACCGCGGTTCCTAGCAAACCGCGGATGCCTTCGATTTCACGGTAACGAACGGCGCGAGAGGTGTTCCACGAGCCGAAGACAGCCATGATCGAAAGTTCAAGCTGCTTGATCGGGTCTTGCGGGAAATCTTCGCCCGTCGACTTTTTGTAAACCGCTTTGTAGGATTCGCAAAGTTGCTTCAATCCTTCGGCGGGAACTTCGGTGTCTTCGCTGACTTTGTACTTCTTCTTGATTTCGTCAAACGCTTTTTCGAATTGATGATGGTCCATGCCCATCACCACGTCACCGAACATGTTGATCAAACGACGATAAGCGTCATAAGCGAATCGTTCGTTCTTGGTTGCTTTGGCGAGGCCTTCGGTGGCCGCGTCGTTCAAACCAAGGTTCAAAATGGTGTTCATCATTCCGGGCATACTAACGGCTGCACCCGAACGAACGCTGACAAGCAGTGGGTTCGAATCGTCACCGAACTTTTTGCCAAGTTCTTTTTCCAGCGTTTTGACCGCCGCGTTGACTTCGTCCATCAAGCCCTTGGGCATCTTTTCGCCCGACTTGTAATACGCGTCGCAAACGGCGGTTGTGATCGTGAATCCGGGAGGAACCGGAAGACCAATCGCGGTCATTTCAGCAAGGTTCAAACCTTTGCCGCCCAAGATTGCTTTGCTTGCACCGCGGCCTTCGGTTTTTGTCTTACCGAAGTAGTAAACCATCTTGTCAGCTGAGCCAGCTTTCTTTGCCATAGTTAGTCTCTGAAGGAACCGTCGTGGTTTGTAAGGGAGAGGGTTTGTAAGTGAGTGATTGAATACAGATCTAAGATCTAAATGGGGAGCCACATGAACTTCGAGCGGTCCCAAACAACAAGGCATTGGCGGCCCTAAACCACGAATAACAACGCCTTTTACGGGGAAACTTTATTTCCCATTTGACCTAAGGTCAATGAGTGCTATGGAATTTGAAGCTAATCACTGCGTTGAGTTGGACGATTTCGCAATGATTGCCGTCTGCGCTAGGCCGCATCGATTTAGTGATCTTGAGGCCAATGTTGTCCGCAACATCGTTGCCGCAGGTAAGGCCAGCGGTTTAGCGGCAAGGCCGATTGAGGCGGGTGTGACGCGCGGGCAAAGCAGAATCGGTACAAAACGAAAAAAGCGGCGATGTGGCTGATGCACACCGCCGCTTTTCAATTCAGTAGGGCTGACAGGAATCGAACCTGCACTCCGTAAAGGAACTGGATCCTAAATCCAGCGCGTCTGCCAGTTCCGCCACAGCCCCGACGTGATTCGCAGATGATAGTAAACAAGACGGCGATGCCGAAAGCCCGCCGTCGTGATTTTATCAAGCAAAAATTAGACTTCTTCGGTCACGACGGTTGGGACAACCCAAACCTTCAGTGCCGCGTCGACTTCGCTGTGCAAGTGCACCTTGACGGTGTACAAACCGAGTTCCTTCAGCGGACCTTCCAAACGGATTTGGTCTTGCGCCAAAGTGAAACCGGCACCCTTGAGGGCGTCGACGATTTCGTGAGCTCCGACGCTGCCGTACAAATGGCCTTCGTCGTTGGCGTTGGCTTCGATCGTGATCGATTGCTTGCCGAGCTCGTCCGCCATGTCGCGGTAGCTCTTGAGCTTTTCGAGTTCCAAGGCACGCAGTTTTTCGCGGTGCTTTTCGACCATTCGCTTGTGGTGGTCGGTGGCAACGGTCGCCAACCCTTGAGGCAGCAGGTAGTTCAGCGCGTAGCCCGATTTGACTTCGACGATGTCGCCTTGCTTGCCGAGGTGTTCGACATTGTGGATCAATAGTAGCTGAATGCCACCGTTAGCGCCTTTGGGCAAACGTTTAAATGGTCGCTTGAACGATCGACCCGTGCTAGTCTTTGGTTTCGGCATCACAAAACTCGAGTGAACAAATAAGGGTGTGTATGGGTGGATGGATGGGTTCTGAAGGAGCCGTTCGGTTTAGAACGGGATGTCAGGATCGTCGTAACCGGGGCCGTTGCCGGTCGGTTGTGCTTCTCGCTGGCCCGCCGGGTTGCCCGTCGCTCGGGGTGCCGCACCGCCAGAAGAATGTGAATCTTGGTAATCGTGTGAATCGTAGCTGGTTTCTTGGACCGTATCGCGACGTTGTGGTTGGCTTCGTTGGCGTGATTCGCCACCGCCTCCTCCGCCGCCGCCACTTAACATTTGCATTCGTTCGCCGATCACTCGCAGCTTGCTGCGTTTTTGGCCATCGGTTTCCCACATGTCCAATTTCAGTCGGCCTTCGACCAGGATCGGGGATCCCTTGCTCAGGTATTCGCTTGCGACTTCTGCGGTTCGCCCCCAAAGCGTCACGTCGACAAACGTTGTCTCCTCGACCCATTCTCCGGTAGCTGACTTTCGGCGGTCGTTCACAGCAATCGTGATCTCGGTGACTGCGGTTCCACCGGTGGTGTACTTCAGTTCGATATCGCGTGTAATGTTGCCTACCAAAACGACGCGGTTATAGCTTGCCATGATTTTCCCCGAAACATTTTAAATGTCGAAATGTTTTGCTTAAGTAATTTGCTGTGGGCGATGCGAGTGACGCATCGCCGTGCCAGCAACGGCGTCTGGGACGCACTTCAGTGCCGCCGGGCACCCTGCGCCATCCTACCGCTGCCGCCGTTCACAAGCAAATCTTAGGCTTCGGAGCTGACCACCGAATCGTCTTCGGCGTTGGCGTCATCCGAGTCGTTGTCGTCGGAATCGTCCGCTTCCTCTTCGCCACGGCTCGATAGCGTGAAGGATTCGCCACGCGCGTTTGCAAGCATTGGCTCGACCAAACGAG
Coding sequences within:
- the rplI gene encoding 50S ribosomal protein L9, encoding MPKPKTSTGRSFKRPFKRLPKGANGGIQLLLIHNVEHLGKQGDIVEVKSGYALNYLLPQGLATVATDHHKRMVEKHREKLRALELEKLKSYRDMADELGKQSITIEANANDEGHLYGSVGAHEIVDALKGAGFTLAQDQIRLEGPLKELGLYTVKVHLHSEVDAALKVWVVPTVVTEEV
- the ssb gene encoding single-stranded DNA-binding protein is translated as MASYNRVVLVGNITRDIELKYTTGGTAVTEITIAVNDRRKSATGEWVEETTFVDVTLWGRTAEVASEYLSKGSPILVEGRLKLDMWETDGQKRSKLRVIGERMQMLSGGGGGGGGESRQRSQPQRRDTVQETSYDSHDYQDSHSSGGAAPRATGNPAGQREAQPTGNGPGYDDPDIPF